AATCCGGAGTTGCTGTTTACGTTGTTTAAGTTGTATGAGCAGGAGGCGGAACAACTGATGCAGCGTGGGCTGGTGTTGCCTGCTTATGATCAGGTGCTGAAGTGTTCGCATACGTTTAATTTGCTGGATGCGCGTGGGGTGATTTCGGTGACGGAACGGGCGCGGTATATTGGGCGGGTGCGGAATTTGGCGCGGCAGGTGGCGCAGCTTTATTTGAAACAGCGCGAGGAGTTAGGGTTTCCGCTGTTGAAGACGGAGAAAGTTGAGGCGGTCTAGTAGGAAAAAAGGGCGATCGTTCATCAAGCGTTAAATCGTTGGGGACGATCGCTTTGATTATTTGAAGACAAAGGCAACTTGCTCATCTTCGAGCAGCATCTCTATCACTTCTCGCAAGTTCTCGCGTAATTCATTTAATGTTTCATCTTGAGAATGCGCTCCAGGAAAGCCAGGAATGTGACCTACATAGAGGTTAGTGTCAGTATCTCGCTCTACTAGGGCGGTGAATGTTGTCACATCGCTTTCCATATCTAGCACCTTAACTTTTCTCGAAAGCTAATGTTATTAAGATAATTCAGTATGCGAGGCGACTGCACGTTCAAATTGAGGCAAAATGAGATAGTTATAGCTATTGGTGACCAATTCCACAAGTTTTATATATCAGTTTTATCAATAACAGCTTTTTTCATCCTGTCTATACCAACTACTACAACTGAACAGAAAACTGCAAGTAATAATAGCCAAATAGGTAAGCGAAAGAAAGGAATCAGAACGCCAAGAGCGAAATAACAGAAAAGTACAATAAATGAAAACTCAAATGTCTCAGACGGAAAATACACTTTGAGGCGTTCAATGCAAATGCCGTTCTTTATTAGGGAGCATTTTACATCACTTGATAGTATTGATTGAGAAAATACAACTTCATACGTATCTTCTTCAAAGATGAATCGGTGTGTACTTGTCATACTTAACGATCTTCTCTTTGAGATTAAGTTGTCATTGGCAAAGACGCATTCTTGTCCCGTGAACCAAGAAACATGGGCAGCAATTCTTTTATTACTGTCTTGAAAGATAAACCAAAGTCCTTCAGATAAACTAGTTTGGGAGGTTGTTGGAATTTTATTCATTGCAAGCCAATCGAAATGATCAACACAGTTCACGTTCCTGAGTCAGTGTGCCCATAAACATCAGGTCAACTTCCTCAGATTAGGAAGAAAGTTCTATTAAAGAAGCGATCGCACATCTACATTGAGGTGGGAAGTGTGATCGCAGTTCATTCTTCCTCTCGCTCAAATTGGAGCATATTGATAAACTCATCAAAAGATATAGCAAGTAGGTAAACATTGGAATATCCAGGCTCTTCACCTTCATCGACATCTTCTTCACACTCACGATCCCAGTAGTAGACAGAACCTTGATCCTCACCTGAAACCGCTAGACAAATCATGTTACCCAGAAGGTCAATTGCAATTGGCAGGAAGTTGAAAGGCATTCTTTCTCTGAAACAGTAATAGGTACTGAGAAGATCGTAAGCACCTGATGAATCTTCTTTAATTCCAAGAAAGACATTTACTGGAACTTCCTCACCTATGAAGTCTGCTCCTGGAAATGCTTTGAGAATGCGCGAGCTAAGTGAACCACTATAAGCAGCGTAACCGCCATAGTGAGTGAGAAACTCACGATAATCTGCGGGTAGAACTGCACCAATTTCACGTTCAACCGCTTGAAGCTGCTCTTCAGTAGGAGTTTTACAGTCATCACACACACAATAACCTGTGAAAGATTCTATTCGCTCTTGATATCTGCTCATCCTAAAATCATTCCTTGTCAAAATTCCACAGCCAACACTTTAAGCTTATTGGCGTTTCTGCCACGGTAAAACTTCTATTAGCCACAAGCACGATCGACACCTAAAAATCACGCTTGTCGTTAGAAACGCCGCGCTTGCCGTTAGGAATATCGCGATTTTTAGCAAAAAATCGAAATTTCACTTAGAAAAATCGCGCTTGTCGTTAGGAACGTCGCGATTTTTTCAACTTAGCGCACGATTTTTGTAAGAGCGATCGTAATTACGCCGAGAAAAAAGAATTTTTATAAGCACGGTCACTCAAACTGATTCAAAATCTTAACAGAGAAAATATAATTCTTTGCGTTTTTTGCTGAACTGAAACACAGTACAAATGAGCCATGTTGAGAGTAGCAAATCACTAAGGAGTGCATTTATGCCTCGTCAAAAACGAACCTCTCGAATTCTCGAAAAAGCTGAACTCCGAATCTCTGGATTGAAAGCGATCGATCCCCTCATGGATTTCGGCGGCTCCCGCAGCTTGGTAGACATGAGCTTACAGATGGAAAAATTGCGCGATCGACTCGAAGACTACAATCTCGCTTTAGCAAGGCTCGACTCGTCGAAAAAGGAGATTGATGAACTAGAGAAAAGCTTGGGCGACTTCATTGACAAGATGTTAATCGGAGTGGCGTTCAAGTATGGCAAAGATAGTCGGGAATATGAAATGGCGGGCGGGATGCGGAAGAGTGAGCGAATTCGCAAGAGCAGTGCGACTCGGATGAGAGCGAAGGCGGCGCGGATGGCTGACGAGGAGCAGAGCGCATAGTTAGAAAAGAGAAAGGTTGCACAATGGCGATCGCATCTCCAACATTAGGAAGCGATCGCTTTTTTGTCAGGAAACGCTTTGAATTTCAGCACTTGAACCTTTCTTCCCATAAAATGCTCTTAATATTTCTTGACGATGACGCAAGAGGGAGAACATGGGTACAAACTTGAGTGAAACGCTGGAGCCGATCGCGCAATTTTTTCGCTCTTTGAATTTGCCAGAACCGATCATTCATTGGGGACATCCGGTGATGATGGGAATTGTGGTTTTGGTGATGGGAGGCTATTCGGCTTGGGCTGGATGGCGGGGACGGTTAGCAGAAGATAAGGAAGTGGCGTTAAAGAATCGGGCGGATCACCGGAAGCTGATGCCGTTAGTTGTGCTGTTTATGACGCTGGGAGCAACGGGCGGAATCTTGTCGCTGGTGATGCAGAAGAAGTCGATTCTAGAGAGTCCGCATTTCTTGACTGGGATGGTGGTGTTGGGATTGCTCTATTTGAATGGAGCGGTTTCGCTGGCGGGATTTGGAGGCAATAAGCCGGGGTTGAGACTGTTTCACGCTTATTTAGGTACTGCGATCGCTGGAATCGTTTTGCTTCATGGTGTATTTGGCATTATGCTCGGACTCTCGATCTAAAAACATTTGCAAAAGCTGATTCGGAGTTGGCGGCGGCTGACTCTTTTTTTTGTGGTTACTTAAATTTTTGGGCACTCTTAAGCCAGCGTGAGTTTGATTGGGAAAATTCGCTGCGATTGTGGATTCGGGTTGCCCCCTAAATCCCCCACCTGTGGGGGACTTAGAGAAGAGGGATTCCCTATGTTTAAGAAGTGTTTTAACCTTCAAAGTCCCCCAGCATGGGGGATTTAGGGGGCAAGAAG
This window of the Cyanobacteria bacterium FACHB-DQ100 genome carries:
- a CDS encoding type II toxin-antitoxin system HicB family antitoxin, which codes for MTTFTALVERDTDTNLYVGHIPGFPGAHSQDETLNELRENLREVIEMLLEDEQVAFVFK
- a CDS encoding SMI1/KNR4 family protein, which produces MSRYQERIESFTGYCVCDDCKTPTEEQLQAVEREIGAVLPADYREFLTHYGGYAAYSGSLSSRILKAFPGADFIGEEVPVNVFLGIKEDSSGAYDLLSTYYCFRERMPFNFLPIAIDLLGNMICLAVSGEDQGSVYYWDRECEEDVDEGEEPGYSNVYLLAISFDEFINMLQFEREEE
- a CDS encoding DUF4079 domain-containing protein, with the translated sequence MGTNLSETLEPIAQFFRSLNLPEPIIHWGHPVMMGIVVLVMGGYSAWAGWRGRLAEDKEVALKNRADHRKLMPLVVLFMTLGATGGILSLVMQKKSILESPHFLTGMVVLGLLYLNGAVSLAGFGGNKPGLRLFHAYLGTAIAGIVLLHGVFGIMLGLSI